A stretch of the Hippoglossus hippoglossus isolate fHipHip1 chromosome 1, fHipHip1.pri, whole genome shotgun sequence genome encodes the following:
- the LOC117763383 gene encoding proline-, glutamic acid- and leucine-rich protein 1-like encodes MDPENKLTFCLGLKAEEMTMSLQGLDGTEAATVAVSQKETNIRTVNKVVKPPRGSGSQPVVSPKYCPGVNNSPGYLCETGHCCGETGCCTYYYELWWFWLLWTVLILFSCFCAYRHRRAKLRIQQQQRQREINLIAYNGACNYPSSMLDLSFLASFKLPSYEEVAAQPCTPPPPYSSVFALQGGSMGGPSSSFPYHHHQRNPCPPYLGPGPSGMTSSQSSDNYTSCSCESCSLTSPSSTSFSFRVTDETFDSSHISTPSEAWGDSAIVPRVGATFPSTPSPPLPLQLQPDVIPAAAPDVVPVQRRSSNGSEGNSPPAPSFSLPLRSHPPQPSRLPLSPLTLLSSLPPGQVHPLILSDPLGIMAVQREKEEDASPHGPTPRPTLSPPKQVLISSNVATFTRSSSKGEQKLEEEEDEEEDEEEDHFRHRRLTGDSGIEVCRCHMKREEQEEEELQKRHVGKGGKEAVKGEEREDVLHDSLDCSHRAKAGGQSPLSDDCAGQRGRVSSSSRGLQKTVEAS; translated from the exons GTGGTGAAGCCACCCCGGGGTTCTGGTAGCCAGCCTGTAGTCAGCCCAAAGTACTGTCCTGGAGTCAACAACAGTCCAGGTTACCTGTGTGAAACGGGACACTGCTGCGGAGAGACAGGCTGCTGTACCTACTATTATGAACTCTGGT GGTTCTGGCTCTTGTGGACGGTGCTGATCCTCTTCAGCTGTTTCTGTGCTTACCGCCACCGCCGGGCCAAGCTGAggatccagcagcagcagagacagagagagatcaATCTGATCGCCTATAACGGAGCCTGCAACTACCCTTCCTCGATGCTGGACCTCA GTTTTCTGGCTTCTTTCAAGTTGCCGTCTTACGAGGAGGTGGCGGCACAGCCCTGCACCCCTCCTCCGCCTTACAGCTCTGTCTTCGCCCTGCAGGGTGGTAGCATGGGGGGTCCTAGCTCCTCCTTCCCCTATCACCACCACCAACGTAACCCCTGCCCTCCCTACCTGGGCCCCGGCCCAAGCGGCATGACGTCCTCCCAGAGCTCTGACAACTACACCAGCTGCTCCTGCGAGTCGTgctccctcacctccccctcgagcacctccttctccttccgGGTGACAGACGAGACGTTCGACAGCAGCCACATCTCCACACCCAGCGAAGCCTGGGGCGACTCTGCCATCGTGCCAAGGGTAGGCGCCACCTTTCCGTCCACACCCTCCCCGCCACTTCCATTGCAACTTCAACCTGATGTTATACCAGCGGCCGCTCCAGACGTCGTACCCGTGCAGAGACGCTCCTCTAACGGCAGTGAAGGAAACTCGCCTCCGGCTCCATCGTTTTCTCTTCCTCTACGCTCTCATCCTCCACAGCCCTCTCGCCTCCCGCTTTCTCCCCTCACCCTGTtgtcttccctccctcctgGTCAGGTccatcctctcatcctctcagaCCCACTTGGAATCATGGCAGtccagagggagaaagaagaagatgcTTCACCTCATGGTCCGACCCCCAGGCCCACGCTGTCTCCCCCCAAACAGGTGCTCATCTCCTCAAATGTGGCCACATTCACACGTAGCAGCAGCAAAGGGGAGCAGAAGctagaagaagaggaagacgaagaggaagacgaggaggaggatcaTTTCCGGCACAGACGACTGACGGGTGACTCCGGCATCGAGGTGTGTCGCTGCCACATGaagagggaggagcaggaggaagaggaactgCAGAAGAGGCATGTGGgtaaaggagggaaagaggctgtgaagggggaggagagggaggacgtGCTGCACGACAGCCTGGACTGTTCCCACCGAGCGAAGGCCGGCGGGCAGTCGCCTCTCTCGGACGACTGCGCCGGGCAGCGCGGCCGCGTCTCCTCATCCTCCCGTGGCCTCCAGAAGACGGTAGAGGCCTCGTAG